The following coding sequences lie in one Actinomycetota bacterium genomic window:
- the ftsZ gene encoding cell division protein FtsZ: MGIRASMKEGALANLFQPTEHISEDTSIEERRPAPRENATPRQEAAYIASIKVVGVGGGGTNAVNRMIAAGIQGVEFIALNTDAQALQMSDADVKIHVGGELTRGLGGGADPNVGIEAMERSRDEVKKVLRGADLVFITAGEGGGTGTGAAPVIAEAARETGALTIGIVTRPFSFEGTKRNIQAEEGIRRLREAADTVIIVPNDRLLQVVDRGTSLLEAFAVADDVLRQGVQSICDLINLTGLINVDFADVRTIIQGAGTALMGVGTASGESRATEAARQAIGSPLLETSIEGARGILLNVKGGNDVALHEANEAAQVVAAVAAEDANIIFGTVVDPSMTDSIQVTVIATGFDRAPETQRRPAAMRGAVLDTPGFVNG, translated from the coding sequence ATGGGAATCCGAGCGAGCATGAAGGAAGGGGCCTTAGCCAACCTCTTCCAGCCTACGGAGCACATATCTGAGGATACAAGCATAGAGGAAAGGCGGCCGGCGCCCCGCGAGAACGCCACGCCCAGGCAGGAGGCCGCATACATAGCCTCGATCAAGGTGGTCGGAGTGGGAGGCGGTGGCACCAATGCCGTCAACCGCATGATCGCCGCCGGTATTCAGGGCGTTGAGTTCATCGCCCTGAATACCGACGCGCAGGCGCTGCAGATGTCCGACGCCGACGTCAAGATCCACGTGGGTGGAGAGCTCACCCGCGGGCTTGGTGGCGGCGCCGACCCCAATGTGGGCATCGAGGCCATGGAGCGCAGCCGCGATGAAGTGAAGAAAGTTTTACGCGGCGCCGACCTGGTCTTCATCACGGCTGGCGAAGGTGGAGGCACCGGCACCGGAGCGGCGCCGGTCATCGCCGAAGCTGCCCGCGAGACGGGAGCGCTGACCATCGGTATCGTCACCCGGCCCTTCAGCTTTGAAGGCACCAAGCGCAACATCCAGGCGGAAGAGGGAATCCGCCGCCTGCGCGAGGCCGCCGACACCGTCATTATCGTACCCAACGACCGGCTGCTTCAGGTCGTCGACCGCGGCACCAGCCTGCTGGAGGCCTTCGCGGTCGCCGACGACGTGCTGCGCCAGGGCGTTCAGAGCATCTGCGACCTGATAAACCTCACCGGGCTCATCAACGTGGACTTCGCCGACGTGCGCACGATCATCCAGGGGGCCGGCACCGCGCTCATGGGCGTGGGAACCGCTTCCGGGGAGAGCCGCGCCACCGAGGCGGCCCGTCAGGCCATCGGCTCGCCGCTTCTGGAGACTTCGATCGAGGGCGCCCGGGGCATACTGCTCAACGTCAAGGGCGGCAACGATGTGGCGCTGCACGAGGCCAATGAAGCCGCACAGGTCGTCGCGGCAGTGGCCGCCGAAGACGCGAACATCATCTTCGGCACGGTCGTCGACCCGAGCATGACCGACTCCATCCAGGTGACCGTCATTGCCACCGGCTTCGACCGGGCCCCCGAGACGCAGAGGCGCCCGGCGGCAATGCGCGGGGCCGTGCTCGACACACCGGGCTTCGTCAACGGCTAG
- a CDS encoding ParA family protein translates to MTTVLAFANQKGGVAKTTSTLNVGVALREMHKRVLVVDMDPQGNLSMSQGINPDFLTRSMFNVLVQRTPLDDVIQRCEVDIAPASIDLAGAELALSSAIGRERSLEKALMQVKHRYDFILIDTPPSLGLLTINALTAADGVIVPVQCEYLSLRGLAQLEKTLEMIRENLNPDVRIRGILPTMFDARTIHGREAIEILKDGFGDVVFKTVVRKTIKFAEAPVQGRSIMAYEPEGAAANTYRNLAKELLNGNPSEHEGRGLSQPLPAYGAHI, encoded by the coding sequence GTGACAACTGTATTAGCCTTTGCCAATCAAAAGGGTGGGGTCGCCAAGACGACCTCGACCCTGAATGTCGGCGTCGCTCTTCGCGAGATGCACAAACGCGTGCTGGTAGTGGACATGGACCCCCAGGGAAACCTGTCCATGAGCCAGGGAATCAACCCCGATTTCCTCACCAGGAGCATGTTCAACGTGCTGGTGCAACGCACCCCGCTCGACGACGTCATCCAGAGGTGCGAGGTGGACATCGCTCCCGCCAGCATCGACCTTGCCGGCGCCGAGCTGGCCCTTTCGTCAGCGATCGGGCGCGAGCGCTCGCTGGAGAAGGCTCTGATGCAGGTAAAGCACCGCTACGATTTCATTCTTATAGACACGCCGCCGTCCCTGGGCCTGTTGACGATAAACGCCCTGACCGCGGCCGACGGCGTCATCGTGCCCGTGCAGTGCGAATATCTTTCGCTCAGAGGGCTGGCGCAGCTGGAAAAGACTCTCGAAATGATTCGCGAGAACCTCAATCCGGACGTCAGGATACGCGGCATCCTGCCGACGATGTTCGACGCCCGGACTATCCACGGCCGTGAGGCGATAGAAATACTCAAGGACGGCTTTGGCGACGTCGTCTTCAAGACCGTGGTGAGGAAAACCATAAAGTTCGCCGAAGCGCCGGTGCAGGGCCGCTCGATCATGGCCTATGAACCGGAAGGCGCGGCGGCGAACACTTACCGTAACCTGGCAAAGGAGTTGCTCAATGGGAATCCGAGCGAGCATGAAGGAAGGGGCCTTAGCCAACCTCTTCCAGCCTACGGAGCACATATCTGA
- the dnaA gene encoding chromosomal replication initiator protein DnaA translates to MGDRAETIWLAARESIRESLSTSAYEIWFENTEAEGMEEDNTFLLSVPNDFAKTRIEARFLPLIEESLLEVVGEEVPVRVVVSQTPAAVPEKARRRPPRPMIEITEPPVLGDLNPKYTFDSFVIGSSNRFAHAAALAVAEAPAQAYNPFFIYGGVGLGKTHLLQAIGHYVATNTPELSVKYMTVESFTNDFINSVRDGKMEAFKRKYRTNDVLLIDDIQFLENKEGTQEEFFHTFNTLYEAGKQIAISSDRPPREIATLEERLSSRFESGLITDIQPPDVETRIAILRKQVVSRGIAISSSSIDEVLGFIARGIPTNIRELEGALIRVAAQAKFTNSQITLPLAKEALKDILPTNLDTRITIDMIQNETCRFFSLSMSDLKGSKRSQSIVFPRQIAMYLCRELTDSSQPRIGEKFGGRDHTTVIHAINKISKLIKEEREVFTMVQQITGKLKHSQR, encoded by the coding sequence ATGGGAGACAGAGCAGAAACTATCTGGCTAGCCGCCAGAGAATCAATCAGGGAGTCGCTTAGCACTTCCGCCTACGAGATCTGGTTTGAAAACACCGAGGCCGAAGGCATGGAGGAAGACAACACCTTCCTGCTCTCAGTTCCTAACGATTTCGCCAAAACCCGCATCGAAGCCCGCTTTTTGCCGTTGATCGAAGAGTCGCTGCTGGAGGTCGTGGGCGAGGAGGTCCCGGTCAGGGTGGTGGTTTCGCAGACGCCGGCGGCCGTGCCGGAAAAGGCCCGGCGGCGCCCGCCACGCCCGATGATCGAGATCACCGAGCCACCTGTGCTGGGAGACCTAAACCCCAAATACACCTTTGACAGCTTCGTCATCGGCTCCAGCAACCGTTTTGCGCATGCGGCGGCGCTGGCCGTGGCCGAGGCGCCCGCCCAGGCGTACAACCCCTTCTTCATATACGGCGGCGTCGGCCTGGGCAAGACCCACCTGCTGCAGGCGATCGGCCACTACGTGGCGACCAACACACCCGAGCTTTCAGTCAAATACATGACGGTCGAGTCTTTCACCAATGATTTCATCAATTCCGTCCGTGACGGCAAGATGGAGGCGTTCAAGCGCAAGTACCGCACCAACGACGTGCTGCTGATCGACGACATCCAGTTCCTGGAGAACAAGGAAGGAACGCAGGAAGAGTTCTTCCATACCTTTAACACGCTTTACGAGGCCGGCAAGCAGATAGCCATCTCCAGCGACCGGCCGCCGCGGGAGATCGCCACTCTGGAAGAGAGGCTCAGCAGCCGTTTTGAATCCGGCCTCATAACCGACATCCAGCCGCCCGACGTCGAGACCCGCATCGCCATCCTGCGCAAGCAGGTCGTTTCGCGCGGCATCGCCATCTCATCGAGCTCGATCGACGAGGTCCTCGGCTTCATCGCCCGCGGCATCCCCACAAATATCCGGGAGCTCGAGGGCGCCCTGATCCGGGTGGCGGCGCAGGCCAAGTTCACCAACTCGCAGATCACGCTGCCGTTGGCCAAGGAGGCCCTGAAGGACATCCTGCCCACCAACCTTGACACGCGGATAACCATTGATATGATCCAGAACGAGACCTGCCGCTTCTTCTCGCTCTCCATGAGCGACCTCAAGGGCAGCAAGCGCAGTCAGAGCATCGTCTTCCCCAGGCAGATCGCCATGTACCTCTGCCGCGAGCTGACGGACTCGTCACAGCCCCGCATCGGCGAGAAGTTCGGCGGCCGGGACCATACCACAGTTATCCATGCTATCAACAAGATCTCCAAGCTGATCAAGGAAGAGCGCGAGGTCTTCACGATGGTGCAGCAGATAACCGGCAAGCTAAAACATTCCCAGAGATAG
- the dnaN gene encoding DNA polymerase III subunit beta: MRITCPKDLLLENLQSVLKTVSTKSTMPVLSGIRMDLKDSGSVELASTNMELSLRLTMEAKVEGEGALVAPGRLMTDVVRSLPSGEVVLDMDEKEQVLEIRCGTASFRLNCLPAADFPRLPGMPEDGSFEIDSGPMVSTINTVARAASRDETRPLLTGILVKFSKEKIKMVATDSYRLSVRETESSSSLKDKKEIIVPRSSLEELARICGQVDAEKVNVGIMDGQVIFSAGKVVLTSRLIEGQFPNYQQLLPDEFKYEISMDREELLEAVGRISLMAQKNAPLRLKFSSGELTISAQTPQVGEAKETMAVAFQGEEVEIGFNPEFLREGIDSVSEKQVALRVISPLRPGLIKASGDDFLYLIMPIRLNG; this comes from the coding sequence ATGCGGATAACCTGTCCCAAAGATCTCTTACTGGAGAATCTGCAGTCGGTCCTCAAGACCGTATCCACCAAAAGCACTATGCCGGTTCTCTCAGGCATACGCATGGATTTAAAAGACAGCGGCAGCGTCGAGCTTGCCAGCACCAACATGGAACTTTCCCTGAGGCTGACCATGGAAGCAAAGGTCGAAGGCGAAGGCGCCCTGGTGGCGCCTGGCCGCCTGATGACCGATGTCGTTCGCAGCCTGCCCTCCGGGGAAGTAGTGCTCGACATGGACGAGAAGGAACAGGTGCTGGAGATCCGTTGCGGCACCGCCAGCTTCAGGCTGAACTGCCTGCCGGCTGCCGATTTCCCCCGTCTGCCCGGCATGCCTGAGGACGGCTCCTTCGAGATCGACAGCGGTCCTATGGTGTCTACTATCAACACCGTGGCCAGGGCGGCCTCACGCGACGAGACACGGCCGCTGCTCACCGGGATCCTGGTCAAGTTTTCAAAGGAAAAGATCAAGATGGTGGCCACCGACAGCTACCGCCTGAGCGTCCGTGAGACCGAATCGTCGAGCTCGCTCAAGGACAAAAAGGAAATAATCGTGCCGCGCTCATCGCTTGAGGAGCTGGCCCGAATCTGCGGGCAGGTGGACGCTGAGAAGGTAAATGTCGGCATCATGGACGGCCAGGTAATCTTCTCGGCAGGAAAAGTCGTTTTGACATCCCGCCTGATCGAGGGGCAGTTCCCAAACTACCAGCAGCTGCTTCCCGACGAATTCAAGTACGAGATCAGCATGGACCGCGAAGAGCTGCTCGAAGCGGTAGGCCGCATTAGCCTCATGGCGCAGAAGAATGCGCCACTGCGTTTGAAGTTCTCATCGGGAGAGCTGACGATCTCGGCGCAGACGCCACAGGTAGGCGAGGCCAAAGAGACGATGGCCGTCGCTTTCCAGGGAGAAGAAGTCGAGATCGGCTTCAACCCCGAGTTCCTGCGCGAGGGCATCGACAGCGTATCCGAGAAGCAGGTGGCCCTCAGGGTCATAAGCCCGCTGCGGCCGGGCCTCATCAAGGCTTCGGGTGACGACTTCCTCTACCTGATCATGCCGATCAGGCTAAACGGCTAG
- the recF gene encoding DNA replication and repair protein RecF (All proteins in this family for which functions are known are DNA-binding proteins that assist the filamentation of RecA onto DNA for the initiation of recombination or recombinational repair.), whose translation MYLRRLQLNNFRNFTKAALEFPPGISIILGHNGAGKTNLLEATQFASCGRSFRTSREQEMMRAGEGFFRIEAEVEWNGTAQTRAVGYEQGSGIRNDNGGGPNWLPAGEVLCFSPDDLQLIKGAPAKRRRFLDDAIGRRRPAYIRNLLDYQKVLSQRNSFLQRARAGFVRLQDISPWDRQLAALGEKIYAARDEHCRVLAPHFQKAYREIAGGEEKTEVAYISQPEGFCENGELADNFVRALEDRWSEDLDRVTTGAGIHRDDVDFRLAGKSLKPYGSQGEQRAAVLALLLADRRMGMESGETPLLLLDDVMSELDPERRQSLLKSLPEEGGLTPQTIITAADAGLFSEKELEGACVFEVEAGVIRQAKAGSDVRL comes from the coding sequence TTGTATTTACGGCGCCTGCAGCTCAACAATTTCAGGAACTTCACGAAGGCCGCCCTCGAATTCCCACCGGGCATCTCCATCATCCTCGGCCACAACGGCGCCGGCAAGACAAACCTGCTCGAGGCGACGCAGTTCGCTTCCTGCGGACGCTCTTTTCGGACCAGCCGCGAGCAGGAGATGATGCGCGCCGGCGAGGGCTTTTTCCGCATCGAGGCCGAGGTTGAATGGAACGGGACCGCGCAGACGAGAGCGGTTGGTTACGAACAGGGCTCCGGCATCAGGAACGACAACGGCGGCGGCCCCAACTGGCTGCCTGCGGGAGAAGTGCTCTGTTTTTCCCCCGACGACCTGCAGCTGATCAAGGGGGCGCCGGCAAAGCGGCGCCGGTTCCTTGACGATGCCATAGGCCGGCGCCGGCCGGCGTATATCAGGAATCTGCTCGATTATCAAAAGGTGCTGTCTCAGCGAAACAGCTTTCTGCAGAGAGCGCGGGCCGGGTTTGTGAGGTTGCAGGACATCTCGCCGTGGGACAGGCAGTTGGCGGCGCTGGGAGAAAAGATCTACGCAGCGCGCGACGAGCACTGCCGGGTCCTGGCGCCCCATTTTCAGAAGGCCTACAGGGAGATAGCCGGCGGAGAAGAGAAAACAGAAGTAGCCTACATCTCCCAGCCTGAAGGTTTTTGTGAAAACGGCGAGCTTGCAGATAATTTCGTCCGGGCGCTCGAGGACCGCTGGTCTGAGGATCTCGACCGCGTCACGACCGGCGCCGGCATCCACCGCGACGACGTCGACTTCAGGCTGGCGGGCAAGAGCCTCAAGCCGTACGGCTCCCAGGGAGAACAGCGGGCTGCCGTGCTGGCCCTGCTGCTGGCGGACCGGCGCATGGGGATGGAGTCCGGCGAGACCCCCCTGCTGCTCCTTGACGACGTCATGAGCGAGCTTGACCCGGAGCGGCGGCAGAGCCTGCTCAAGTCGCTGCCGGAAGAAGGCGGGCTGACGCCGCAAACGATAATCACCGCCGCCGACGCCGGGCTTTTTTCCGAGAAAGAGCTGGAAGGCGCATGCGTGTTCGAGGTCGAAGCCGGTGTCATCAGGCAAGCGAAGGCGGGCTCGGATGTCCGGCTATAA
- a CDS encoding DUF721 domain-containing protein has product MSGYKPSRYKSIGAIIRNEKQRLWKTSPGLGLQSLWTQAAGADIGEHTEVRSFREGVMTVSCDSGGWACELGLAAAELTERMNAMSPPEKVKEIRFVHQARGSENSRK; this is encoded by the coding sequence ATGTCCGGCTATAAACCTTCCCGGTATAAAAGCATTGGCGCCATCATCCGCAACGAGAAACAGCGGCTGTGGAAGACCAGCCCCGGTCTCGGCCTGCAGAGCCTCTGGACGCAGGCGGCAGGCGCAGACATCGGCGAACACACCGAGGTCAGATCGTTCCGGGAGGGGGTAATGACAGTCAGTTGTGACTCCGGCGGCTGGGCCTGTGAGCTGGGGCTCGCCGCGGCCGAACTGACGGAGCGCATGAACGCCATGAGCCCTCCGGAAAAGGTGAAGGAAATCCGCTTTGTTCACCAGGCTCGCGGCAGTGAAAATTCCCGCAAATAG
- the gyrB gene encoding DNA topoisomerase (ATP-hydrolyzing) subunit B, translating to MPKSSYDAKDITVLEGLEAVRKRPSMYIGSTSSRGLHHLVYEVVDNSVDEALAGDFCTEINVIINPDNSVTVIDNGRGIPVAMHPKYKKPAAEIVLTVLHAGGKFGGEGYKVSGGLHGVGLSVVNALSEWLTVEIRRDGHVWTQGFERGVPKGELQKGKPADDTGTSITFMPDLEIFEEIDFKFATLSQRLREMAFLTKGLRITLTDERGERQEAVYHYENGIKDFVAHINNNKDPIHKNIVYLEREGKRGEVEVAMQWNSSYVESIFSFANSINTQEGGTHLSGFRAALTRVINEYARSKGLLKEKEDALSGDDVREGLSAVISVKLREPQFEGQTKTKLGNSEMRGFVESSVGAKLSEFLEEHPGEAKQIVTKAAAAARARAAARKARDLTRRKSVLENSALPGKLADCSVKDPAACEIYLVEGDSAGGSAKQARDRAFQAILPLRGKIINVEKARLNNILANKEIQAMITALGTGIADEFDITGARYHKVIIMTDADVDGAHIRTLILTFFFRYMKEMIDAGYVYIAQPPLFRIKQGNQEIYVDRESQLEELLLRDRLEKIAVMGANGNGKGGRLELSQSRYQRFQRLYKEYEGWGAKLRALYGHAVVDYIRTQTLLEKDIKDYVAFSKFVDTKEAAAKFERMEVTARDKAAGTVSLKLTDKRTGVAHAVEVKTEILGSRELASMRDLFSKMKALLGEPPFLLTMGKKENAAESFDELTASILSLAKEGVNLQRFKGLGEMNPEQLWETTMNPDTRTLLKVTLEDAATADEIFTTLMGDKVEPRREFIESNARQVRFLDI from the coding sequence ATGCCAAAATCTAGTTACGACGCCAAAGATATCACCGTCCTCGAAGGCCTCGAGGCTGTCCGCAAGCGGCCCAGCATGTACATCGGCTCGACCAGCTCCCGCGGACTGCATCATCTGGTCTACGAAGTCGTCGACAACTCGGTGGACGAAGCGCTTGCGGGCGATTTCTGCACCGAGATCAACGTCATCATCAACCCCGACAACTCCGTCACCGTCATCGACAACGGCCGCGGCATCCCTGTGGCGATGCACCCGAAATACAAGAAGCCGGCGGCGGAGATCGTCCTGACCGTGCTGCACGCCGGCGGCAAGTTCGGCGGCGAGGGTTATAAGGTATCCGGCGGCCTTCACGGTGTCGGCCTGTCGGTCGTCAACGCCCTCTCGGAGTGGCTGACGGTGGAGATCCGTCGCGATGGCCACGTCTGGACGCAGGGCTTCGAGCGCGGCGTCCCCAAGGGCGAACTCCAGAAGGGCAAGCCGGCCGATGACACCGGCACCTCGATCACCTTCATGCCCGACCTCGAGATCTTCGAGGAGATCGATTTCAAGTTTGCGACCCTGTCCCAGCGCCTGCGGGAGATGGCCTTCCTCACAAAAGGCCTGCGGATCACCCTCACCGACGAGCGCGGCGAGCGGCAGGAAGCCGTCTATCATTACGAAAACGGCATCAAGGATTTCGTCGCCCACATCAATAACAACAAGGATCCGATTCACAAGAACATCGTTTACCTGGAGAGGGAGGGCAAGCGCGGCGAGGTCGAGGTCGCGATGCAGTGGAATTCTTCCTACGTCGAGAGCATCTTCTCCTTCGCCAACAGCATCAACACTCAGGAGGGCGGCACCCATCTCTCCGGTTTTCGCGCGGCGCTCACCCGAGTCATCAACGAATACGCCCGCAGCAAGGGGCTGCTCAAAGAGAAAGAAGACGCGCTCTCCGGAGACGATGTCCGCGAGGGCCTCTCGGCTGTGATCTCGGTAAAGCTCCGGGAGCCGCAGTTCGAGGGTCAGACCAAGACCAAGCTTGGCAACTCGGAGATGCGCGGTTTTGTCGAGAGCTCTGTTGGGGCCAAGCTCTCCGAGTTCCTGGAGGAGCATCCCGGCGAAGCCAAACAGATCGTGACCAAAGCCGCCGCGGCGGCGCGCGCAAGGGCGGCCGCGCGCAAGGCGCGTGACCTCACCCGGCGCAAGAGCGTGCTGGAAAACAGCGCCCTGCCCGGCAAGCTTGCCGACTGCTCGGTCAAGGATCCCGCCGCCTGCGAGATCTACCTGGTCGAGGGCGACAGCGCCGGCGGCTCGGCCAAGCAGGCTCGCGACCGCGCCTTCCAGGCGATCCTGCCGCTAAGGGGCAAGATCATCAACGTCGAGAAGGCCAGGCTCAACAACATCCTCGCCAACAAGGAAATCCAGGCGATGATCACGGCGCTCGGAACCGGCATCGCCGACGAGTTCGATATCACCGGCGCCCGCTATCACAAGGTCATAATCATGACCGATGCCGACGTCGACGGAGCTCACATCCGGACCCTGATCCTTACATTCTTCTTCCGCTACATGAAGGAGATGATCGACGCCGGATATGTTTACATCGCCCAACCGCCGCTGTTCCGCATCAAACAGGGCAACCAGGAGATATACGTCGACCGCGAGAGCCAGCTCGAAGAACTGCTCCTGCGCGACCGGCTGGAAAAGATAGCGGTGATGGGGGCCAACGGCAATGGCAAGGGTGGCAGGCTCGAGCTCAGTCAGTCCAGATACCAGCGCTTCCAGAGGCTCTACAAGGAGTACGAAGGCTGGGGCGCAAAGCTGCGGGCCCTGTACGGCCACGCGGTCGTTGATTACATCCGCACCCAGACACTTCTGGAAAAAGACATCAAGGATTATGTCGCGTTCAGCAAGTTCGTGGACACCAAGGAGGCGGCGGCGAAGTTCGAGCGCATGGAGGTAACCGCCAGGGACAAGGCCGCCGGGACGGTATCGCTCAAGCTCACCGACAAGCGTACGGGCGTGGCCCACGCCGTCGAGGTAAAGACGGAGATTTTAGGCAGCCGCGAGTTGGCCAGCATGCGTGATCTCTTCAGCAAGATGAAGGCGCTGCTGGGCGAACCGCCGTTTCTGCTGACCATGGGCAAGAAGGAGAACGCGGCCGAGAGTTTCGACGAGCTGACGGCGTCGATCCTGTCACTGGCCAAGGAAGGCGTTAACCTGCAGCGCTTCAAAGGCCTCGGCGAGATGAACCCCGAGCAGCTGTGGGAGACGACCATGAACCCCGACACGCGCACGCTGCTCAAGGTCACCCTGGAAGACGCGGCGACCGCGGACGAGATCTTCACCACGCTCATGGGCGACAAGGTGGAGCCGCGCCGCGAATTCATAGAGAGCAATGCCCGCCAGGTGCGATTCCTGGATATTTGA